A portion of the Amyelois transitella isolate CPQ chromosome 2, ilAmyTran1.1, whole genome shotgun sequence genome contains these proteins:
- the LOC106143148 gene encoding 26S proteasome non-ATPase regulatory subunit 7 — protein sequence MPSQEVVTTKVVVHPLVLLSVVDHFNRMGKIGNQKRVVGVLLGCWRAKGVLDVSNSFAVPFDEDDKDKSVWFLDHDYLENMYGMFKKVNAREKVVGWYHTGPKLHQNDVAINELIRRYCPNSVLVIIDAKPKDLGLPTEAYQAVEEVHDDGSPTSRTFEHVPSEIGAEEAEEVGVEHLLRDIKDTTVGSLSQRINNQLLGLRGLHSQLSEIRDYLLQVGQGSLPMNHQIIYQLQDIFNLLPDIANDNFIDNLYIKTNDQSLVVYLAALVRSIIALHNLINNKITNRDAEEGKKDDSKEKKDKKDDKDDKKTEEKVKGDKKEREEKKK from the exons TTTCAATCGAATGGGAAAGATTGGTAACCAAAAACGCGTTGTTGGCGTACTCTTGGGTTGTTGGAGAGCCAAAGGAGTACTCGATGTGTCGAACAGTTTCgcag ttccatttgatgaagatgataaagaTAAATCTGTATGGTTCTTGGACCATGATTACCTTGAAAACATGTATGGCATGTTTAAAAAGGTCAATGCCCGTGAGAAAGTGGTGGGCTGGTACCACACAGGGCCAAAGCTACACCAGAATGATGTGGCTATAAATGAACTAATTAGACGGTACTGCCCAAACTCAGTCTTAGTAATCATTGATGCTAAACCGAAGGATCTCGGGCTGCCCACTGAGGCCTACCAGGCTGTTGAAGAAGTTCATGATGATGGCAGCCCAACTAGCAGAACCTTTGAGCATGTGCCCAGTGAAATTGGAGCTGAAGAAGCAGAAGAGGTTGGAGTAGAACATCTTTTGAGAGACATCAAGGATACAACAGTAGGCAGTCTCTCCCAAAGGATCAACAATCAATTGCTCGGGCTCCGAGGGCTCCACTCTCAACTGAGTGAGATCAGGGATTATCTATTACAAGTTGGCCAAGGCTCCCTGCCTATGAATCACCAAATCATTTATCAGCTCCAGGATATATTCAACCTTTTGCCTGATATTGCCAATGACAACTTCATTGACAACCtttacattaaaacaaatgatCAATCCCTTGTTGTATACCTTGCAGCTCTTGTTAGATCTATAATAGCACTTCACAATCTTATCAACAACAAAATCACAAATAGAGATGCAGAAGAAGGAAAGAAAGATGATTCTAAAGAGAAGAAAGATAAGAAGGATGACAAAGACGATAAGAAGACAGAAGAGAAAGTAAAGGGAGATAAGAAAGAGAGGgaagagaaaaagaaataa